A single region of the Oryzias latipes chromosome 21, ASM223467v1 genome encodes:
- the rgcc gene encoding regulator of cell cycle RGCC isoform X1, translating to MKSPKQKAQDYLLYIAAKVADEDDLSDVLCEFDAVIEDFTSPVEKRHFRYDEHLRTMKRRSSASVSDSGFSDSESAESLHRNSFSFSDERLNSPTPLSPATTSPPLMSPKPKLGDTKELEDFIADLDKTLQSM from the exons ATGAAGTCCCCGAAGCAGAAAGCTCAAG ATTATCTGCTCTATATTGCAGCGAAAGTTGCAGACGAGGACGATCTGAGCGACGTGCTGTGCGAGTTCGACGCCGTGATCGAGGACTTCACGTCCCCCGTGGAGAAGCGTCACTTCAGGTACGACGAACACCTGCGcacgatgaagaggaggagcagcgcGAGCGTCAGCGACAGCGGCTTCAGCGACTCGGAGA GTGCCGAGTCGCTGCACAGAAACAGCTTTAGCTTCAGCGACGAGAGGCTGAACTCTCCCACCCCGCTGTCTCCAGCCACCACCTCCCCCCCTCTGATGTCGCCCAAAC cTAAACTGGGTGACACCAAAGAGTTGGAGGATTTCATTGCAGACCTCGACAAGACATTGCAAA
- the rgcc gene encoding regulator of cell cycle RGCC isoform X2 — MKSPKQKAQAKVADEDDLSDVLCEFDAVIEDFTSPVEKRHFRYDEHLRTMKRRSSASVSDSGFSDSESAESLHRNSFSFSDERLNSPTPLSPATTSPPLMSPKPKLGDTKELEDFIADLDKTLQSM, encoded by the exons ATGAAGTCCCCGAAGCAGAAAGCTCAAG CGAAAGTTGCAGACGAGGACGATCTGAGCGACGTGCTGTGCGAGTTCGACGCCGTGATCGAGGACTTCACGTCCCCCGTGGAGAAGCGTCACTTCAGGTACGACGAACACCTGCGcacgatgaagaggaggagcagcgcGAGCGTCAGCGACAGCGGCTTCAGCGACTCGGAGA GTGCCGAGTCGCTGCACAGAAACAGCTTTAGCTTCAGCGACGAGAGGCTGAACTCTCCCACCCCGCTGTCTCCAGCCACCACCTCCCCCCCTCTGATGTCGCCCAAAC cTAAACTGGGTGACACCAAAGAGTTGGAGGATTTCATTGCAGACCTCGACAAGACATTGCAAA